A section of the Sporomusaceae bacterium FL31 genome encodes:
- the sdhB_2 gene encoding succinate dehydrogenase iron-sulfur subunit, which yields MAEIKKKVHFIIERQDGPNSQPYTEEFEVEYRPALNVVAALMEIQKNPVTKDGKKTTAPVWECNCLEKVCGACMMVINGKAQQACAALIDHLEQPVRLAPARTFPVLRDLHIDRSVMFDNLKRIQGWVSVDGTWEVHHDAPRQNPKTAETAYEISRCMTCGCCMEACPNVNSGSDFIGPAALGQTHLFNLNPIGEYNKEERLNAIMHKGGIGSCGNSQNCVEACPKEIKLTNYIAKLNRDVNKQALKNMFNK from the coding sequence ATGGCAGAAATTAAGAAAAAAGTACATTTTATCATAGAAAGACAAGACGGTCCTAACTCACAACCCTATACTGAAGAGTTCGAAGTTGAATATCGTCCTGCACTGAATGTTGTTGCAGCTCTTATGGAAATTCAAAAGAACCCTGTAACAAAAGACGGTAAAAAGACAACTGCTCCAGTTTGGGAATGTAACTGCCTTGAAAAAGTATGCGGTGCTTGCATGATGGTTATTAATGGCAAAGCACAGCAGGCTTGCGCTGCTCTGATTGATCATTTGGAACAACCTGTTCGCTTGGCGCCAGCACGTACTTTCCCAGTTCTTCGTGACCTTCATATTGACCGTTCTGTAATGTTTGATAACTTAAAACGTATACAAGGATGGGTAAGTGTAGACGGAACTTGGGAAGTTCATCATGATGCTCCACGTCAGAACCCAAAAACTGCTGAAACAGCCTATGAAATATCACGTTGCATGACTTGTGGTTGCTGCATGGAAGCTTGCCCGAATGTAAACTCTGGTTCTGACTTTATTGGACCGGCAGCTTTGGGTCAAACACATCTTTTCAATCTTAACCCGATTGGTGAATATAATAAAGAAGAGCGTTTGAATGCTATCATGCACAAAGGCGGTATCGGCAGCTGCGGTAACAGCCAAAACTGCGTAGAGGCTTGCCCGAAAGAAATTAAGCTTACTAACTACATCGCTAAGCTTAACAGAGATGTTAATAAACAAGCTCTGAAAAATATGTTCAATAAATAA
- the fumA gene encoding fumarate hydratase, with the protein MRTIEVEQITQAIAKMCMEACYYLPEDVYAALVEGQKTEESPLGKDIIGQIIKNADIARNEDRPICQDTGMTVIFMEIGQDVHFVGGNLEEAVNAGVAKGYTEGYLRKSVVAEPLFNRKNTTNNTPAVLHTCIVPGDKVKIKLAPKGFGSENKSELKMLVPADGVAGVKKVVLDTILHAGENPCPPIVVGVGIGGTMEKAAILSKKALLRHITERNAHPEYAKLEQELLELINKTGIGPQLGGTTTALAVNVEWYPTHIAGLPVSVNISCHATRHAEVEL; encoded by the coding sequence ATGCGTACAATTGAGGTCGAGCAAATTACTCAGGCCATAGCAAAAATGTGTATGGAAGCTTGCTATTATTTGCCTGAGGATGTTTATGCAGCCTTAGTAGAAGGCCAGAAGACCGAAGAGTCTCCATTAGGTAAAGATATCATCGGTCAAATAATTAAAAATGCCGACATAGCTCGGAATGAAGACAGACCGATCTGCCAAGACACTGGTATGACGGTTATTTTCATGGAAATTGGACAAGATGTACACTTTGTTGGCGGAAACTTGGAAGAGGCCGTTAACGCTGGGGTTGCTAAAGGTTATACTGAAGGTTATCTTCGTAAGTCCGTAGTGGCTGAGCCATTATTCAACCGTAAAAATACAACGAATAATACACCTGCTGTTTTGCACACCTGTATTGTGCCTGGCGACAAAGTTAAAATCAAACTTGCGCCTAAAGGCTTTGGCAGTGAAAACAAAAGTGAATTAAAAATGCTGGTTCCAGCAGATGGTGTTGCCGGAGTTAAGAAAGTAGTACTTGATACTATTCTTCACGCTGGTGAAAATCCATGTCCTCCGATTGTTGTCGGTGTTGGTATTGGCGGCACTATGGAGAAAGCAGCTATTCTTTCTAAGAAGGCTCTTCTTCGTCACATTACTGAACGTAATGCGCACCCAGAATATGCTAAACTTGAGCAAGAATTGCTCGAATTAATTAATAAAACTGGCATCGGGCCACAACTTGGCGGAACAACTACAGCATTGGCTGTAAATGTTGAGTGGTATCCAACCCATATCGCTGGTTTGCCTGTTTCAGTAAATATCAGCTGTCACGCCACACGGCATGCCGAAGTTGAGTTATAA
- the citD gene encoding citrate lyase acyl carrier protein translates to MSSLNKTAQAGTLESGDIMITVAPGTSGSGVVLELDSIVLAQYGKAINQTIHEVVAGQGITDVFIKAIDRGALDCTIKARTLAALGRAGAILKEDLV, encoded by the coding sequence ATGAGTAGTTTAAATAAAACGGCCCAGGCCGGAACCCTTGAATCGGGTGATATTATGATCACTGTTGCACCAGGGACAAGTGGCAGCGGCGTTGTGCTTGAGTTGGATAGCATTGTATTAGCTCAATATGGAAAAGCGATCAATCAAACCATCCACGAAGTTGTAGCTGGGCAAGGAATTACTGATGTGTTTATCAAAGCAATCGATCGGGGTGCTCTAGACTGCACAATCAAAGCTCGGACCTTGGCAGCATTAGGTCGGGCAGGAGCTATACTGAAGGAGGACCTGGTCTAA
- a CDS encoding citrate lyase subunit beta, protein MELRRSMLFIPGNSPAMLQNGGVFGADSVILDLEDAVAPNEKDAARLLVAHALNFVDYGTSETVVRINPLDTFGEKDIKAIVPCKPGALMIPKVQTAEDIKKVVEWVAAAETPGQTPVKLVALLETPQGIHEAYSIAKADPRVVALALGAEDYTAALGAQRSKEGSEIFTVRSLIVNAAAAAGVQSIDTPFTDANDEDGLRQDTILAKQFGFKGKMSINPRQVDVIHSVYNPTTADIDWAEQVIAALRKAEAEGSGVASLNGKMVDAPIVSRAQHILFLAKLLGLRKETVE, encoded by the coding sequence ATGGAATTAAGACGGAGTATGCTATTTATTCCCGGCAACAGTCCGGCTATGCTGCAAAATGGTGGTGTATTTGGAGCAGATTCGGTCATTCTCGATTTGGAAGATGCGGTTGCACCCAATGAAAAAGATGCCGCCCGTTTACTGGTAGCACATGCCCTGAATTTTGTTGATTATGGTACAAGTGAAACCGTTGTGCGGATTAATCCGCTGGATACCTTTGGTGAAAAAGATATTAAGGCCATTGTTCCCTGCAAGCCAGGAGCATTAATGATCCCGAAAGTACAAACAGCTGAAGATATTAAAAAAGTTGTTGAGTGGGTTGCAGCCGCTGAAACACCCGGACAAACGCCGGTAAAACTGGTAGCATTGCTGGAAACACCACAAGGCATTCATGAAGCCTATTCTATTGCCAAGGCTGATCCGCGCGTTGTGGCGTTAGCATTGGGAGCAGAAGATTATACTGCGGCTTTAGGAGCTCAGCGCTCCAAGGAAGGCAGTGAGATTTTTACCGTACGCTCCTTGATCGTCAATGCTGCCGCCGCCGCAGGAGTACAATCCATTGATACTCCATTTACTGATGCGAATGATGAGGACGGATTGCGGCAAGATACAATTTTGGCTAAACAGTTTGGCTTTAAAGGAAAAATGTCGATTAATCCGCGCCAGGTTGATGTCATTCATAGCGTATATAATCCAACCACGGCCGATATTGACTGGGCTGAGCAGGTTATTGCGGCACTCAGAAAAGCTGAAGCGGAAGGCTCGGGTGTAGCTTCCTTAAACGGAAAGATGGTTGATGCGCCAATTGTCAGCCGAGCCCAGCATATCTTATTTTTAGCTAAGTTGTTGGGATTGCGAAAGGAGACTGTGGAATGA
- the sdhA gene encoding succinate dehydrogenase flavoprotein subunit, translating into MKKKIIVVGGGLSGLMATLKICEAGGEVELFSYCPVKRSHSLCAQGGMNACMDTKGEKDSTYEHFDDTVYGGDFLADQTAIKGMCEEAPKLIKMFDRMGVTFTRTPEGLMDLRNFGGQKNKRTLFSGSTTGQQLLYALDEQVRAWEVKGAVKKYEFWEFIKIIKNKEGVCRGITAQSMNSMEIKAFRADTVILATGGPGMVFGRCTASTICNGSAVSAVYQQGAHLGNPEFIQIHPTAIPGTDKNRLMSEACRGEGGRVWVYKDGQPWYFLEEMYPAYGNLVPRDVASRAIYDVCVNQKLGINGENKVYLDLSHISAEYLERKLGGILEIYTEFVGDDPRKVPMQIYPSVHYSMGGIWVDTKHNTNIPGLMASGECDYQYHGANRLGANSLLSAAYSGTVSGPEAMRWAKTGEKGSELTDEELAKAEQETRAEYEAILKMNGPENAHQLHHELGDLMNKYVTIERVNKDLDYCYEEVKKILKRWDNIGLTDTSTWANQEAMFTRQLRNMIIYALVVTKAARMRDESRGAHYKREFPTRDDERFMKITVAEIDPATEEPKISYADFDHSLVKPRPRNYAVAKKA; encoded by the coding sequence GTGAAAAAGAAGATTATCGTTGTTGGCGGCGGTTTGTCCGGCTTAATGGCAACACTTAAAATTTGTGAAGCTGGCGGAGAAGTAGAATTATTCTCTTATTGCCCAGTAAAACGTTCTCATTCTCTTTGTGCACAAGGCGGCATGAATGCTTGTATGGATACAAAGGGTGAAAAAGATAGCACCTATGAACATTTTGATGATACCGTTTATGGTGGTGACTTCCTTGCCGACCAGACTGCAATCAAAGGCATGTGTGAAGAAGCTCCAAAATTAATAAAAATGTTCGACCGTATGGGTGTTACATTTACTCGTACACCAGAAGGTTTAATGGACCTTCGTAATTTCGGTGGTCAGAAAAACAAACGTACTTTGTTCTCTGGCTCCACAACAGGTCAACAACTTCTTTATGCATTAGACGAACAAGTTCGTGCATGGGAAGTAAAAGGTGCTGTTAAAAAATATGAATTCTGGGAATTCATCAAAATTATTAAAAATAAAGAAGGCGTTTGCCGCGGTATCACAGCACAAAGCATGAATTCAATGGAAATCAAAGCTTTCCGTGCTGATACAGTTATCCTTGCAACAGGCGGCCCTGGTATGGTGTTCGGCAGATGTACCGCTTCGACAATCTGTAACGGTTCCGCAGTATCTGCTGTATATCAACAAGGTGCTCATCTGGGTAACCCTGAATTTATTCAAATTCATCCAACTGCTATTCCTGGTACTGATAAAAACCGTTTGATGTCTGAAGCTTGCCGTGGTGAAGGCGGACGCGTTTGGGTATATAAAGACGGACAACCTTGGTACTTCTTGGAAGAAATGTACCCTGCATATGGTAACCTTGTACCTCGTGACGTAGCATCTCGTGCTATTTACGATGTATGCGTAAATCAAAAGCTTGGTATTAATGGCGAAAATAAAGTATATCTTGATCTTTCTCATATTTCAGCAGAATACCTTGAGCGTAAACTTGGCGGTATTTTGGAAATTTACACGGAATTCGTTGGCGATGACCCACGTAAAGTTCCTATGCAGATTTATCCATCCGTTCATTACTCCATGGGTGGTATCTGGGTAGATACAAAACATAACACAAACATTCCTGGCCTTATGGCATCCGGGGAGTGCGATTATCAGTATCATGGCGCTAACCGTCTTGGTGCAAACTCACTTCTTTCAGCTGCATATTCCGGTACTGTTTCTGGCCCAGAAGCTATGCGTTGGGCTAAAACTGGCGAAAAAGGTTCCGAGCTTACTGATGAAGAATTGGCTAAAGCCGAACAAGAAACCCGCGCTGAGTATGAAGCTATCTTAAAAATGAATGGACCGGAAAATGCGCATCAGCTTCACCATGAACTTGGTGATCTTATGAACAAATACGTGACCATCGAACGTGTAAACAAAGACCTTGATTATTGCTACGAAGAAGTAAAGAAAATTCTTAAGCGTTGGGACAATATCGGTTTAACTGACACAAGCACTTGGGCAAACCAAGAGGCTATGTTCACAAGACAACTTCGCAATATGATTATTTATGCTTTAGTTGTAACAAAAGCTGCACGTATGCGCGATGAAAGCCGCGGCGCTCACTACAAACGCGAATTCCCAACTCGTGATGACGAACGCTTCATGAAGATCACTGTAGCTGAGATTGATCCTGCAACAGAAGAGCCAAAGATTAGTTATGCTGATTTTGATCATTCCTTGGTCAAACCACGTCCTCGTAACTATGCTGTTGCTAAGAAAGCTTAA
- the sdhC gene encoding succinate dehydrogenase cytochrome B558, with protein sequence MSNTDFYIRRLHSLSGIVPIGFFLLEHIFSISTVIAGPKAFDDTVAHLAAIPHEILVPLEIIAIAIPLLFHGIYGAYIALQAKNNVGSYGYARNRQFWLQRMSAWYTFAFLIWHVGYLRFMVKGGGTPINYALMHDYLSNPIVFVLYAIGLVAAIYHFTNGLFTFCVTWGITVGPRAQNVVNSAAWGLFVLLSAVGLFALTRYIA encoded by the coding sequence ATGAGTAACACTGATTTTTATATCCGACGTCTTCATTCGTTATCAGGTATTGTCCCTATCGGTTTCTTCTTACTAGAGCATATTTTTTCAATTTCAACAGTAATAGCAGGTCCTAAGGCCTTCGATGATACTGTTGCCCATCTTGCTGCAATTCCACATGAAATTTTAGTTCCTCTTGAGATTATTGCAATCGCTATTCCATTACTTTTCCACGGTATATATGGTGCATATATTGCGCTTCAAGCTAAAAATAACGTTGGAAGCTATGGCTATGCCCGTAACCGTCAATTCTGGTTACAAAGAATGAGTGCTTGGTATACTTTTGCCTTCTTAATCTGGCATGTTGGCTATCTGCGTTTTATGGTTAAAGGCGGCGGTACTCCAATCAACTATGCACTAATGCATGATTACCTGAGCAATCCTATCGTATTTGTTCTTTATGCTATTGGTTTAGTAGCAGCTATTTATCATTTCACCAACGGTCTTTTCACCTTCTGTGTGACTTGGGGTATTACTGTTGGACCTCGTGCGCAAAACGTAGTAAACAGCGCTGCATGGGGATTATTTGTTCTCTTGTCTGCTGTTGGTCTTTTTGCTCTGACACGCTACATTGCATAA
- a CDS encoding methylaspartate ammonia-lyase: MKIIDVVCSRGLTGFYFDDQRAIKANAEHNGFAYKGTPITPGFQNVRQAGEAVSVMLVLEDGQIAYGDCAAVQYSGAGGRDPLFLAKDFIPLIETDIKARLVGRELNSFKELAEDIDSMVDAKTGRLIHTALRYGVTQAILDAVAKAKKKLMCEVIADEYGTQVSDREIPVFTQSGDDRYQNSDKMIIKKAQVLPHALINNVAEKLGANGEKLLEYVGWLKDRIFALRTEESYLPTLHIDVYGTFGIAFNNDIERMVAYFRQLEQAAAPLKLRIEGPVDVEERDKQIEVLAQITARLHEENIQVEIVADEWCNTFEDIKLFADNRAGDMLQIKTPDLGGINNIIESVLYCKAKGIGAYQGGTCNETDRSAQVCVHIAMATQPVQMLAKPGMGVDEGLMIVYNEMNRILAIRKARKA; encoded by the coding sequence ATGAAAATTATTGATGTTGTTTGCTCACGCGGACTTACTGGTTTTTATTTTGATGATCAACGTGCCATTAAGGCTAATGCTGAACATAATGGCTTTGCTTATAAAGGCACACCGATTACTCCTGGTTTTCAGAATGTGCGTCAAGCCGGTGAGGCCGTTTCGGTCATGCTGGTGCTGGAAGATGGCCAAATTGCTTATGGAGATTGTGCAGCAGTACAGTATAGCGGCGCTGGCGGACGTGATCCGTTATTCCTGGCCAAAGATTTTATTCCGCTTATCGAGACTGACATTAAAGCTCGATTGGTAGGACGTGAACTAAATTCTTTTAAAGAACTGGCTGAAGATATTGACAGCATGGTTGATGCTAAGACTGGACGTCTCATTCATACTGCACTTCGTTATGGGGTTACCCAGGCTATTTTAGATGCTGTCGCCAAAGCGAAGAAAAAATTAATGTGCGAAGTCATTGCTGACGAGTATGGTACTCAAGTAAGTGACCGTGAAATTCCGGTCTTTACACAAAGTGGTGACGATCGTTATCAAAATTCTGATAAAATGATTATCAAGAAGGCTCAGGTTCTGCCGCATGCACTGATTAACAATGTAGCCGAAAAGCTGGGCGCAAATGGCGAAAAACTATTAGAATATGTGGGCTGGTTAAAAGATCGTATTTTTGCGCTGCGTACTGAGGAAAGCTATCTGCCCACTTTGCATATTGATGTTTATGGCACCTTCGGCATTGCCTTCAATAATGATATTGAGCGCATGGTAGCCTATTTCCGTCAACTCGAACAAGCTGCTGCACCGCTGAAATTGCGGATTGAAGGGCCGGTTGATGTTGAGGAACGGGATAAGCAAATCGAAGTATTGGCTCAAATAACAGCAAGACTGCATGAAGAAAATATTCAGGTTGAAATAGTCGCTGATGAATGGTGCAATACATTTGAGGACATTAAGCTGTTTGCAGATAACCGTGCTGGTGACATGCTGCAGATAAAAACCCCGGATTTGGGCGGGATTAATAATATTATCGAATCAGTATTATACTGCAAAGCAAAAGGCATTGGAGCATACCAGGGTGGAACTTGCAACGAAACTGACCGTTCAGCGCAGGTTTGCGTGCATATCGCTATGGCCACTCAACCTGTTCAAATGCTGGCTAAGCCAGGAATGGGAGTCGATGAAGGTTTGATGATCGTGTATAATGAAATGAATCGTATTCTTGCTATTCGGAAGGCTCGTAAAGCCTAA
- the fumA' gene encoding hydro-lyase, Fe-S type, tartrate/fumarate subfamily, beta region: MTEKIRITTPLTEEQARKLKAGDSVLITGTIFSARDAAHKTMTEALERGEKLPIDWQNQIVYYLGPTPAKPGNPIGSAGPTTSGRMDAYTPKMLEQGIKGMIGKGSRKPEVIEAMKKHGVVYMAAVGGAAALISKCIKKYEVLAYPELGPEAVAALEVEDFPAIVVVDSEGNSYYEEGQKPYRRL, translated from the coding sequence ATGACGGAAAAGATTCGCATTACAACCCCGTTGACTGAGGAACAAGCTCGTAAGCTGAAAGCCGGCGATAGCGTGCTGATTACTGGTACTATTTTTAGCGCCCGTGATGCAGCGCATAAAACCATGACCGAAGCGTTAGAGCGCGGTGAAAAACTGCCAATCGATTGGCAAAACCAAATCGTTTACTATCTTGGACCTACTCCTGCTAAACCAGGTAATCCGATAGGTTCGGCTGGTCCTACTACTTCTGGTCGTATGGATGCTTATACACCAAAAATGCTGGAGCAAGGAATTAAAGGCATGATTGGTAAAGGTTCACGTAAACCTGAAGTTATTGAAGCTATGAAGAAACATGGTGTCGTATATATGGCTGCTGTTGGCGGTGCTGCGGCATTAATTTCTAAATGTATTAAGAAATATGAAGTTTTGGCATATCCAGAACTAGGTCCAGAAGCTGTAGCTGCACTTGAGGTAGAAGATTTCCCTGCCATTGTTGTTGTTGACAGTGAAGGCAACAGTTACTACGAAGAGGGACAAAAACCTTATCGTCGTCTGTAA
- the citC gene encoding [Citrate [pro-3S]-lyase] ligase: protein MMWGNVEERVIDLTNERQVSMIREFLAAFDLSYTAQVDYTMGLFKDGALVATGSLSGEVLRNIAIDESLQGEGYTAAVVSHLMGEASRRGIFHYFIFTKPATAHLFSALGFTEVGRAEPFAVLLESGIGSIDSYCREMANAAKGLPHGKRACLVVNCNPFTLGHKAVIAKAAAENDAVIVLVVSEEGSVFPFHIRFQLVQAGLAEFNNILVLPGGKYIVSAATFPGYFTRGSETVTAQTSLDAVIFAEKIAPALDITSRYVGDEPYCPVTRAYNEALAEILPQHGIAVNVMERLAIEGEPVSASRVRQLISENNWDEIYKLVPVSTYNYLKSADAAPIIDKVIHNKARH from the coding sequence ATGATGTGGGGCAATGTGGAAGAACGGGTGATTGACCTAACCAATGAACGGCAAGTGAGCATGATTAGAGAATTTCTAGCAGCATTCGATTTATCGTATACGGCTCAGGTTGACTATACAATGGGGTTGTTTAAAGATGGAGCGCTTGTTGCTACAGGTTCACTGTCGGGTGAGGTATTGCGCAATATTGCCATAGATGAGTCTCTGCAGGGCGAGGGATATACCGCTGCTGTTGTCAGTCATCTGATGGGTGAAGCCAGCCGCCGAGGGATCTTTCATTACTTTATTTTCACAAAGCCTGCAACAGCGCATCTCTTTAGTGCACTGGGTTTTACTGAAGTAGGTCGGGCAGAACCCTTTGCCGTCCTTCTGGAATCAGGCATTGGTTCAATTGATAGTTATTGCCGGGAAATGGCGAATGCTGCTAAAGGATTACCTCACGGCAAGCGAGCGTGTTTAGTGGTCAACTGCAACCCGTTTACTTTAGGGCATAAAGCGGTCATTGCCAAAGCAGCAGCCGAAAATGATGCGGTTATCGTTTTAGTAGTGAGCGAAGAAGGCTCAGTATTCCCTTTTCATATTCGCTTCCAATTAGTCCAGGCAGGATTGGCCGAATTTAATAACATCCTGGTCCTACCTGGTGGTAAATATATTGTATCTGCAGCAACCTTTCCGGGTTATTTTACCCGGGGCAGTGAAACAGTCACTGCCCAGACCAGCCTTGATGCGGTGATATTTGCTGAAAAGATTGCACCTGCGCTCGATATAACCAGCCGATATGTTGGTGACGAACCCTATTGCCCGGTTACCCGGGCTTATAATGAAGCACTGGCTGAAATCTTACCCCAGCACGGCATAGCCGTTAACGTGATGGAACGCTTAGCCATTGAAGGTGAGCCTGTCAGTGCTTCGAGGGTTAGACAATTAATTAGTGAAAATAATTGGGATGAGATTTACAAATTGGTGCCAGTGTCCACGTATAATTATTTGAAATCAGCGGACGCTGCACCGATAATCGACAAAGTTATACATAATAAAGCACGGCATTGA
- the cilA gene encoding citrate lyase subunit alpha, with product MKNAIGREIPAQIDGYENPVPFAGAFNTAPTMQRQAPTVKTIRPGETKLVDRIETIFKKIPITDGMTLSFHHHFRNGDGVVNMVLETAAKLGLKDLKVALSSVFPVHAPLVEHMKNGVVTALDTNYMSGPVAQAVSRGVLKKPVIMRTHGGRARAIECGQLKIDVAFIAAPAADDYGNVNGVQGPAACGSLGYAFPDAEFASNVVAVTDHLVEYPLSPVSIPQTRVDYVVKVDKVGDPKGIVSGTTRITKDPVGLKIADSAAKVIKAAGLIKDGFSFQTGAGGASLATAHFVRQMMEEDNVSGSFALGGITGYMVEMLEKGLFKKVMDVQGFDLDAIRSIATNPNHLEIGANYYASPFNNGCAVNKLDAVILGATEIDTDFNVNVVTGSDGLIMGGSGGHADAAAGAKVTIVVANLLRGRLPIIVDKVLTATTPGETIDVLVTERGIAVNPRRADLREMLLAAGLPVKEISTLKTEAEKIAGVPDQLITGDRVVAVVEYRDGTIIDVVRQLEG from the coding sequence ATGAAAAACGCAATCGGAAGGGAAATTCCGGCTCAAATAGATGGATACGAAAATCCAGTGCCGTTTGCAGGAGCATTTAACACGGCGCCAACCATGCAGCGTCAGGCACCGACTGTCAAAACTATCCGGCCAGGAGAGACCAAGCTGGTTGATCGTATTGAAACGATATTTAAAAAGATCCCGATTACTGATGGCATGACATTATCCTTTCACCATCACTTCCGTAATGGTGATGGAGTAGTCAATATGGTGTTGGAAACTGCAGCAAAACTAGGTCTTAAAGATTTGAAAGTGGCGCTTAGTTCGGTGTTTCCTGTCCATGCACCGCTGGTAGAGCATATGAAGAATGGTGTTGTCACGGCTTTGGATACCAACTACATGTCCGGACCGGTGGCACAAGCTGTCTCACGGGGCGTTCTAAAGAAGCCGGTTATTATGCGGACTCATGGCGGACGAGCCAGAGCTATTGAATGCGGTCAGCTCAAAATCGATGTCGCATTTATTGCAGCACCGGCTGCAGACGATTATGGCAATGTCAATGGCGTTCAGGGACCGGCTGCTTGTGGTTCTTTAGGCTACGCTTTTCCAGATGCCGAGTTCGCGTCAAATGTAGTTGCCGTAACAGACCATCTTGTTGAATATCCATTAAGTCCTGTATCAATTCCGCAAACCCGGGTAGACTATGTTGTAAAAGTAGACAAAGTTGGCGATCCCAAAGGCATCGTTTCTGGTACTACTCGCATCACCAAAGATCCGGTAGGACTAAAAATAGCTGATTCGGCAGCAAAAGTTATCAAAGCGGCAGGACTCATTAAAGATGGTTTTTCCTTCCAAACAGGTGCTGGCGGTGCTTCACTGGCAACAGCACATTTTGTTCGTCAGATGATGGAAGAGGACAATGTCAGCGGCAGCTTTGCCCTTGGCGGTATTACCGGCTATATGGTTGAGATGCTGGAAAAAGGCTTGTTTAAGAAGGTCATGGATGTGCAAGGCTTTGATCTTGACGCAATCCGCTCCATTGCGACCAATCCAAATCATTTGGAGATCGGTGCCAATTACTATGCCAGCCCTTTTAACAATGGTTGTGCTGTAAATAAACTGGATGCTGTTATTTTAGGGGCAACTGAGATTGACACTGATTTTAATGTGAATGTGGTAACCGGCTCAGATGGATTGATTATGGGCGGATCAGGGGGGCATGCCGATGCTGCGGCAGGAGCTAAAGTGACCATTGTTGTCGCCAATTTATTACGAGGACGCCTGCCCATCATTGTTGACAAAGTGCTGACTGCTACTACTCCGGGCGAAACAATTGATGTTTTGGTCACTGAGCGTGGCATAGCGGTTAATCCGCGCCGGGCCGATTTGCGGGAAATGTTACTTGCAGCAGGCCTGCCTGTTAAAGAGATTTCCACATTAAAAACCGAAGCTGAAAAAATTGCCGGTGTTCCTGATCAGCTCATTACAGGAGATCGGGTGGTTGCTGTCGTAGAATATCGTGATGGTACAATCATTGATGTTGTACGACAACTGGAGGGTTAA